The Thermotoga caldifontis AZM44c09 genomic interval TCGTTCAGGCCCAAAAACTTGACCTCTGCCAGATAGACGAGTCCAACGTGCACACGGCTCACGGACGAGCTCGTGTCGTTCAGAAGCCCAACGTAGGAGAGTCGCTCGAGCTCAACGTTCACTTCTTCGTGCATCTCCCTCTCCATCCCTTTCAGGAACGCTTCCCAGGGAGTATCACCGTCGTTCGTGTTGATGTGACCACCCACACCGAGAGAGAGCTTGCCGTGAAGCCTCTTTTCCTGCTGTTTCTTCGTTCTTCTCAACAGGAGGAATTTGTCGTTCTCACGCATCAACACGTAAGGTATCACCTGTCTCACAGACTCATCGAACTCGGCGATCTGTCTGTCGATGAAAAAGGCATTCTTTTCGATCGCCTCTCTCACTCTGTCCAGTTCGATCTGAAACACGCCGTTTCTATCGTCGACGAAACCCTCAACGATCTTCGATGGTAACACCAGCACCCGTTCCATGGCCCTGCTTCACCAGCCCGTTATAGCAATCCCGACAGACCGCGATGTACTTTTCTTTGCCACCCACATCGATCTCAGAGTCGCTGTCGGAAATCTTGTAGGTGAGCGTGGCGTTGTGCTCGCCGCACACGTGACAGACGGCTCTTTTCTTTATGACCTCGTTCGCGAACGCGAGCAGCAACATGGTCGTTTCGAAAGGATTCTGTTTGAAGGTCAGGTCCAATCCGGCACAGAACACGTTCACGTTCTCGTCGAGCAGTTTTCTGACCAGTTTGATCAGATCTTTATCGAAGAACTGGACCTCGTCGATGAACACGGCATCGACTCTCTCCTGAAGATAGGGAAGCATGTCTTTTGAAAACTCCACGGATATCGCCTGAGCTTCAAGGCCGGAGTGTGTTTTGACAACATTGGTGCCGTAACGAACGTCCAGAGCCGGCTTGAAGAGCAGCGTCTTCTTTCTTCCGAGCTTGTAGATCTCCAGATAGGAAAGCAGTTCCGTGGTCTTGCCCGAATACATCGGTCCCACAATGACGGTGAGTTTCCCCGACACAGCTCATTCCTCCTCCACCAGAACGTTGACCGCCGCGAACTTCTCCTCGTCGAGCAGATGCAAGTAAGTGCTCGTGGTCGAGAGGTTCGCGTGCCCCAGAAGTTCCTGAACGACCCTGACGCTCACCCGCCTCTGCAGCAGGTGAGTGGCGAACGAGTGACGCAGCGTGTGAGGATGGACCTTCTTTCTTATGTTGCAGAGGTTGGCATACTTTCGAACGATCCTGAACACCGTGCTCGGGTGCAACCTTTTTCTGCCTGCGAAGAGGTACTCATCGCTCTCTTTCCCGTTCCTTTCCACGTACATTTTCAGTTCGTTCGCAAGATGCCTGTTCAAAGGAACGATTCGGTCCTTCCTTCCCTTGCCCATCTCTATCCTCACGAACGCCGGTGAGAAAGAAACATCTCCAACCCTGAGGTTGCACAGCTCACTGACCCTCAAACCACAGTAGTACAGCATGCACATAATCAGGTGGTCCCTCTCGTTCTGCTCGCTGGCTTTCAGCAGGTTTTCCGCTTCTTCTTTCGTCAGAAAATCCGGCGCCCTCTTTCTGAGTCTCGGGCTTCTAACCTTCAGCCACGGGTTGCTGGAAACGTGGTGTCTGAGCAGAAGGTAATCGAAGAAGTTCCTGAGCGATGAAATCTTCCGTGCCAGGGTTGAAACGCTCGGCGGTTTGTCGTAACTTTTCGAAAGATGCTTCAAATAGTCTTCGGCATCCTTCACACCGAACACCGCCAGGTCTATACCCTTCGCTTGCAAGAACTGCAAGAACTGCGCGACATCGATCCTGTAAGCTGTGATCGTATTCTCAGAAGCCCTGCGGACGTACCTGAGATACTCTAAGTATTCCTGAAAAAGCTGTTCCAAGAGGTCCTCACCATCCCAGCAAACCGATCAGCAAGCTGTACACGCTCGAAATCGTTAGAGCTATTAGAACGAGCGGAAGGGAAGTCTGGAAGAAATCTCGGAACGAAAGACTCTTTCCAGTGAACTTCTTCAACAGTGAAACACCGACTATATTCACGGCGGCACCTATCGGTGTCAGGTTCGCACCCAGTCCAATACCTAAAGCCAGCGTCCACCACAGCTGAACAGGATAACCCAGACCGATCAAGTACTTGATCACTGGTACCAGAGTTATCGCCGTCGGTACCGCGCTCAGCAAAGAGGCCATGGCGGCGCTGAGCCAGGTGAGGACGATGAACAAGACTGGTACGTAGTGTACGTTGGAGATGAGACTGGCGAACCGATCGAGAGTGCCGGTCACCTGCACGGCGTGCGTGAGTGAGAACAATCCCATGAAGAAGAAGAGCGTGTCCCATTCGATCTCTTTAGCGACGTCCTCAAAACTCTTTCCCGCGAGAACGAGGCTCAGGGCCGCTCCGAGGAGCGCGATCAAAGCCAAGTCGATCTCCAGAACTTGGTGGAACGCAAAACCGAGAATCGTTGCCAAAAAGACTAAGGCAATCTTCACGAGTAATTTCTTGTCCGTCACAGCCTGCCTTGGATCGGTCGCCGCCAGGTTCTTCAAACCCGCTTCGGATACGTGTTCTTTGGATACCGTACCTGAGAACATCCTTACGGCTATCAACAGGATCAGCAAAGATACGGGTGCCAGGTGAACAATGAAACTAACGAAACTCAGACCGCTCGCGCTGCCTATGACGATGTTCGGAGGGTCACCGATCATCGTCGCCATACCACCGATGTTCGACGCGATCACACCGAGCACCAGCAACCTGGATGGGTCTATTTCGGCCGCATCGCTCACCAGAAAGAGAATGGGGGCAAATATCAGAAGCGTTGTGACGTTGTCCAGCACTGCCGAGAGCATCGCTATGAAGATCATCAGCAACGCGACAGTTTTCTTCAACTCTCCTTTTCCGAGCCGGACCGCGTAGATTGACGCCATCTGGAAGAAACCTGTGGCTTTCAGAACGGCCACAATGATCATCATGCCCAGCAGGAGGCCTATGGTGTTGAAGTCCACCACGTGCGATATGTTCTCCATCGTCAAACTTTCCGAGATCTTCAGAACAGCAGCGATGAGACCGAGCAAGAACACCTTGACGGACGTCCTCTGAGCACGGCTGAGGATCACGTAGTACGCGCCGAAGTAGAGACAGAGCGCCAGGATCTGTTTGACCATCCGACATCACCACCCGGACCAGAGCGTGTAGAATTCCACCAGATCGCCCGCATAGAAACCTT includes:
- the xerA gene encoding site-specific tyrosine recombinase/integron integrase, producing the protein MEQLFQEYLEYLRYVRRASENTITAYRIDVAQFLQFLQAKGIDLAVFGVKDAEDYLKHLSKSYDKPPSVSTLARKISSLRNFFDYLLLRHHVSSNPWLKVRSPRLRKRAPDFLTKEEAENLLKASEQNERDHLIMCMLYYCGLRVSELCNLRVGDVSFSPAFVRIEMGKGRKDRIVPLNRHLANELKMYVERNGKESDEYLFAGRKRLHPSTVFRIVRKYANLCNIRKKVHPHTLRHSFATHLLQRRVSVRVVQELLGHANLSTTSTYLHLLDEEKFAAVNVLVEEE
- a CDS encoding ArsB/NhaD family transporter — protein: MVKQILALCLYFGAYYVILSRAQRTSVKVFLLGLIAAVLKISESLTMENISHVVDFNTIGLLLGMMIIVAVLKATGFFQMASIYAVRLGKGELKKTVALLMIFIAMLSAVLDNVTTLLIFAPILFLVSDAAEIDPSRLLVLGVIASNIGGMATMIGDPPNIVIGSASGLSFVSFIVHLAPVSLLILLIAVRMFSGTVSKEHVSEAGLKNLAATDPRQAVTDKKLLVKIALVFLATILGFAFHQVLEIDLALIALLGAALSLVLAGKSFEDVAKEIEWDTLFFFMGLFSLTHAVQVTGTLDRFASLISNVHYVPVLFIVLTWLSAAMASLLSAVPTAITLVPVIKYLIGLGYPVQLWWTLALGIGLGANLTPIGAAVNIVGVSLLKKFTGKSLSFRDFFQTSLPLVLIALTISSVYSLLIGLLGW
- a CDS encoding NUDIX domain-containing protein; protein product: MERVLVLPSKIVEGFVDDRNGVFQIELDRVREAIEKNAFFIDRQIAEFDESVRQVIPYVLMRENDKFLLLRRTKKQQEKRLHGKLSLGVGGHINTNDGDTPWEAFLKGMEREMHEEVNVELERLSYVGLLNDTSSSVSRVHVGLVYLAEVKFLGLNEPDMFDFWFADLSEIERREGELEGWSKLVLAFLRGRTRS
- a CDS encoding thymidine kinase; amino-acid sequence: MSGKLTVIVGPMYSGKTTELLSYLEIYKLGRKKTLLFKPALDVRYGTNVVKTHSGLEAQAISVEFSKDMLPYLQERVDAVFIDEVQFFDKDLIKLVRKLLDENVNVFCAGLDLTFKQNPFETTMLLLAFANEVIKKRAVCHVCGEHNATLTYKISDSDSEIDVGGKEKYIAVCRDCYNGLVKQGHGTGAGVTIEDR